GCCATCAGATTACCCTTGATTGGTTTACCAAACATAGTGTAAGGTGCATGCATTCTAGTGACCGGCTGGCTCGCCGCACCACTGCCTTTCTTAGCAAAGAGTGAACGATTGCCAGACTTAGCAGGCATGTCATCACTGCCACTATTCTTAGAAAAGAGCGGCTTGTTGAGCTTGGTTAAGAAGCTCCCTTTTGCTGTTGACTTTTCCTCATCGTCAAAGTCTTCTTGACGATCTGACTTGATTTGAACTCCTTGAATAGATAAGTGTTCTTTATGTTTCCCTTTTGATGAGAAGAGCGGTTTATTTAATTTTCCTAAAAATGAGCCTTTTTTCTCATTATCTTCTTCGTCCAGAGCTCTTCTGCGCCCCTTGGACGAAAACATATTTTTTGCCATAATCTCCTAATCTCCCTTATTTTTCCTAAAAACTATTTCCCTAATTATTTCGCTCTGTATTTGTCGCTGAAATACTCAGCAAGAATATTAATCTCGCTGTCTGTCAACTTCTTGTTATAGACAGCAAACTCATTTATAAAAGTTTTTCCGCCAAATATAATCTGACTTCTCCTAATATCATGAGTCACACCATTACGCTCCATGAAGAGTTCGTGTGTGTGGGCTAAAGCACCATTGACGAAGACTTCAAGTTTTAAAATCTTGTTTGTCACAGAGGCGCGAACCTGAATGGAATTATCCTTTGTATAATCTAGTACAACATTTGCATATTGTCGACCACCATTATTAGCATTAGTGTTATCAACTGTCTCGATAGCAATTTTACCATTAGCTTCCAAGCTAACTGTCCAGTTTAAGGAATTATCTAACTTATAAGTTAACAGCGAGCCTGTCTGCTGACGATTCCCAATTAAAATCGAGGTCGTATAACCCTTATTGAAATCGTGATTACTAAACTGAATTTTGGAGTCGTTAAGAGCGATTAGCTGTCTGGTCTGATTGATAGCTGGTTCCTTATAGTTGATAACAGGAATAACAACTCCATAGACTCCATTCTTTTTAGTCTCCGCATAGTTTGCCACAACAGTATTAGTGTGCGCTACCCCATCAGCTGGTATCGCTGAAATTGTTTTATCAGAGTTCCTCATCAGGGCTAAATCAGCATCCGTATGAATTAATAGATTAGGTCTCATCCCACGATTAGGAAGACCCATAACCCAAATTCGCTGTGGACCTTCTTGGTA
This window of the Streptococcus sanguinis genome carries:
- a CDS encoding type II secretion system protein is translated as MKKMRRTRGFTLVEVLIALVLIGVIAAGLLTFFSTGYQNILGQRNQNALNFDIQEDFETRLAKIKKDGGSGNDVETFTYRIGKNGRSNSVSVKGTTLSYKDNKVKNIHLFAANKKEIPLDIPEDLVVSLKDTSRYYYYAGETSPTGQAGFKDNKQSTKAKIHTSSAWFLSESSINYNNSKIVPVGTLGPNIENTGFGIVLPKLPDDFQQISSNEKPIAITDEMRGRYLTFAARGINSFGRVGKYQEGPQRIWVMGLPNRGMRPNLLIHTDADLALMRNSDKTISAIPADGVAHTNTVVANYAETKKNGVYGVVIPVINYKEPAINQTRQLIALNDSKIQFSNHDFNKGYTTSILIGNRQQTGSLLTYKLDNSLNWTVSLEANGKIAIETVDNTNANNGGRQYANVVLDYTKDNSIQVRASVTNKILKLEVFVNGALAHTHELFMERNGVTHDIRRSQIIFGGKTFINEFAVYNKKLTDSEINILAEYFSDKYRAK